A genomic region of Sphingobium sp. HWE2-09 contains the following coding sequences:
- a CDS encoding fasciclin domain-containing protein — protein MKISNLSLMIAGAVMAAGGGIASAQMAKNPMVGGAAMYPTKDIIDNAVNSKDHTTLVAAVKAAGLVDTLKGPGPFTVFAPTNAAFAKLPAGTVDTLVKPENKAMLTKILTYHVVAGKMTAADIAANAAQHGGKASLTTVQGETLTAWKKGKDWYLTDAKGGQSKITIANVMQSNGVIHVVDTVLMP, from the coding sequence ATGAAAATTTCCAACCTATCCCTGATGATCGCTGGCGCTGTGATGGCGGCTGGCGGCGGGATCGCCAGTGCGCAGATGGCCAAGAACCCGATGGTCGGCGGCGCGGCGATGTATCCGACCAAGGACATTATCGACAATGCCGTCAATTCCAAGGATCACACGACGCTGGTCGCCGCCGTCAAGGCCGCCGGGCTGGTCGATACGCTGAAGGGACCGGGTCCGTTCACGGTCTTCGCGCCCACCAACGCCGCCTTCGCCAAGCTGCCCGCCGGTACGGTCGATACGCTGGTGAAGCCTGAAAACAAGGCGATGCTGACCAAGATCCTGACCTATCATGTCGTCGCGGGCAAGATGACCGCCGCCGACATCGCCGCCAACGCAGCCCAGCATGGCGGCAAGGCTTCGCTCACCACCGTGCAGGGCGAAACGCTGACCGCGTGGAAGAAGGGCAAGGACTGGTATCTGACCGACGCCAAGGGTGGTCAGTCGAAGATCACCATAGCCAATGTGATGCAGTCCAATGGCGTCATTCACGTCGTCGATACGGTTCTGATGCCCTGA
- a CDS encoding cisplatin damage response ATP-dependent DNA ligase — protein MRQFSQLLDGLVYTRSRNAKLNLIAAYMREAPDPDRGWALAALTGNLDLKAVKSSAIGEMIRGRTDPILYEMSRDYVGDLAETVALLWPKRDDQPAELDDGSLSLSTVIDRLLGLSRAAAPDALAQMMDHLDSSGRFALLKLATGGLRVGISARLAKTGFALAFGLDVDDVEQVWHALAPPYAALFDWAEGRTARPDPEGTPYFRPFMLAHPLEADSVDLKDYAAEWKWDGIRIQIVGTGSETRLYSRAGDDISASFPEIAQAFTGHAVLDGELLVKGEVQGAAEHGGAAASFNALQQRLGRKAVSAKMMDDYPAFVRLYDLLIEGDTDLRALPWTDRRARLEAYMAQLSSNRFDLSAVIDAPDFDALADIRAGARDAAIEGVMLKRRDSPYVAGRKAALWYKWKRDPLTADCVMMYAQRGHGKRSSFYSDYTFGCWTPEGELLPVGKAYSGFTDEELKMLDRFVRSNTVNRFGPVREVEKTLVLEVAFDSIHDSKRHKSGLAMRFPRIARIRKDKPAAEADTVESLKKLVS, from the coding sequence ATGAGGCAATTTTCCCAACTCCTCGACGGCCTCGTCTACACCCGCTCGCGCAACGCGAAGCTGAACCTGATCGCGGCCTATATGCGCGAAGCCCCCGATCCCGACCGGGGCTGGGCGCTCGCCGCGCTCACCGGCAATCTCGACCTCAAGGCCGTCAAATCCTCCGCCATCGGTGAAATGATCCGTGGCCGCACCGATCCTATCCTCTACGAAATGAGCCGAGATTATGTCGGCGACCTCGCCGAAACCGTCGCCCTGCTCTGGCCCAAGCGGGACGACCAGCCCGCCGAACTGGATGACGGTTCGCTCAGCCTGTCGACGGTGATCGATCGTCTACTTGGGCTGAGCCGCGCGGCAGCCCCTGATGCGCTTGCCCAGATGATGGACCATCTCGATTCGTCTGGCCGCTTCGCCCTGCTCAAACTCGCGACCGGCGGGCTTCGGGTGGGCATTTCCGCCCGCCTCGCCAAGACAGGCTTCGCCCTCGCCTTCGGCCTCGACGTCGATGATGTCGAACAGGTCTGGCACGCCCTTGCCCCACCCTACGCCGCCCTGTTCGACTGGGCGGAGGGCCGCACTGCCCGCCCCGACCCGGAAGGCACCCCCTATTTCCGCCCCTTCATGCTGGCCCACCCGCTGGAGGCCGACAGCGTGGACCTGAAAGACTATGCCGCCGAATGGAAATGGGACGGCATCCGCATCCAGATCGTGGGGACGGGTAGCGAAACCCGCCTCTACAGCCGCGCGGGCGACGATATCAGCGCCAGCTTCCCGGAAATCGCGCAGGCCTTTACCGGCCATGCCGTGCTGGACGGCGAACTGCTGGTGAAGGGAGAGGTGCAGGGCGCGGCCGAACATGGCGGCGCGGCGGCCAGCTTCAACGCCCTGCAACAACGCCTGGGTCGCAAGGCAGTCAGCGCGAAAATGATGGACGATTACCCTGCCTTCGTCCGCCTCTATGACCTGCTGATCGAAGGCGACACCGACCTGCGCGCCCTGCCCTGGACCGACCGCCGCGCACGGCTGGAAGCCTATATGGCGCAACTATCGTCCAACCGCTTCGACCTGTCCGCCGTGATCGACGCCCCGGATTTCGATGCGCTTGCCGACATCCGCGCCGGCGCGCGCGACGCCGCGATCGAAGGCGTCATGCTCAAACGCCGCGACAGCCCCTATGTCGCAGGACGCAAGGCCGCGCTCTGGTATAAATGGAAACGCGATCCCCTGACCGCCGACTGCGTCATGATGTACGCGCAGCGCGGCCACGGCAAACGCTCGTCCTTCTATTCGGACTATACGTTCGGCTGCTGGACGCCAGAAGGCGAACTGCTCCCCGTAGGCAAGGCCTATAGCGGCTTCACCGACGAGGAATTGAAGATGCTCGACCGCTTCGTGCGCAGCAACACGGTCAACCGCTTCGGCCCGGTGCGCGAGGTGGAGAAGACATTGGTCCTCGAAGTCGCCTTCGACTCCATCCACGACAGCAAGCGCCATAAGTCCGGCCTAGCCATGCGCTTCCCCCGCATCGCCCGCATCCGCAAGGACAAGCCCGCCGCGGAAGCGGACACGGTGGAGAGCTTGAAGAAGCTGGTGAGTTAA
- a CDS encoding ligase-associated DNA damage response exonuclease, which produces MAHWIEPHPTGIYVRPADAWIDPSLPQERALVTHGHADHARGGHGHVWATRETLAIMALRYGTASGTAVDYGDEVRMGGVTIRCVPAGHVLGSAQIILDHAGERVVVTGDYKRRPDPTCLPFQPVPCDIFVTEATFGLPVFRHPDTGSEMDRLLAALHANPDRCVLVGAYALGKAQRVICELRGRGHHDPIYIHGAMERMCALYEQFGVDMGELRSATGVPAKDMRGHIVISPPSALNDRWSRRLPDPITAMASGWMRVRQRARQKNVELPLVISDHADWDELTDTIREVAPNETWITHGREEALLHWCMTHQIRARALALVGREDEDEG; this is translated from the coding sequence ATGGCCCATTGGATCGAACCGCACCCCACCGGCATCTATGTCCGCCCCGCCGATGCCTGGATCGATCCATCGCTGCCGCAGGAACGCGCACTGGTGACGCACGGCCATGCCGATCATGCGCGCGGCGGCCACGGCCATGTCTGGGCGACGCGCGAAACGCTGGCGATCATGGCGCTCCGCTATGGCACCGCCAGCGGCACCGCGGTCGACTATGGCGATGAAGTGCGCATGGGCGGCGTCACCATCCGCTGCGTCCCCGCCGGCCATGTGCTGGGGTCGGCGCAGATCATCCTCGACCATGCGGGTGAGCGCGTCGTCGTCACCGGCGATTACAAGCGTCGGCCGGACCCCACCTGCCTGCCGTTTCAGCCGGTTCCCTGCGACATCTTCGTCACCGAAGCGACCTTCGGCCTGCCCGTCTTTCGCCACCCCGACACCGGCAGCGAAATGGATCGCCTGCTCGCCGCGCTTCACGCCAACCCCGATCGCTGCGTGCTGGTCGGCGCCTATGCGCTGGGCAAGGCGCAGCGGGTCATCTGCGAATTGCGCGGGCGCGGCCATCATGACCCCATCTATATTCACGGCGCGATGGAGCGCATGTGCGCCCTCTACGAACAATTCGGCGTCGACATGGGCGAATTGCGCTCCGCCACGGGCGTCCCTGCCAAGGATATGCGCGGCCATATCGTCATATCCCCGCCCTCTGCGCTCAACGACCGCTGGAGCCGCCGCCTGCCCGATCCGATCACCGCCATGGCCTCCGGCTGGATGCGCGTGCGCCAACGGGCGCGGCAAAAGAATGTCGAACTCCCCCTCGTCATATCCGACCATGCCGACTGGGACGAACTGACCGATACCATCCGCGAAGTCGCCCCCAATGAAACCTGGATCACCCACGGCCGCGAGGAAGCCCTGCTCCACTGGTGCATGACCCACCAGATCCGCGCCCGCGCGCTGGCGCTGGTCGGCCGCGAAGATGAGGATGAAGGGTAA